A DNA window from Syngnathus typhle isolate RoL2023-S1 ecotype Sweden linkage group LG2, RoL_Styp_1.0, whole genome shotgun sequence contains the following coding sequences:
- the LOC133148603 gene encoding outer dynein arm-docking complex subunit 1-like isoform X1 — MRRSVRGRSQEENPENDLQKLKLQYRQAVKDKQAYDDKIEALLQKDSREIQRLQTEHDEMQHILTVAQSNSNQKKEVNATSDLNSLLNNEEKIEEELQLNKVKLGVFKKEIEIWERKLVAQRGLTAPHNAKCEDTSIKDILSKEDKLYKGHICFNELMIRNGQLKQEIDTLEMQKSEFLQIQLQLRKELQALRKEISDLSAMCTKANNASVIIQVKQKKLKEQKAQFEAQYTQTTTNLEHEIAIHCNLEVMVNVKNAGDEGSDREKEDLLEHLERLTYLEDTIRKILIETGESDLDTLMENFLALEEENYSLLSYVNSQHWHIEDIKHQIAQLYKESEFFVTEQKQQAQDRQALQAAISTKQKTIEEQLSGYKQRIAFLEKIVNRLKKGVQTLLDISYESRDMSSTLSSCDGPLDDHMTACLKLVEEKVSEFLNLQSVILFQETLTQCDLASDGFGSIADQFRGKGNTPAVNLSAAASTPPPEEDKARKGSRSASKGGNERMASQGSTQVERKHED, encoded by the exons ATGAGGCGATCTGTCCGAGGTCGATCACAGGAAGAAAATC ctGAAAATGACCTGCAAAAATTGAAGCTCCAATATCGTCAAGCTGTAAAAGACAAACAGGCATAcgatgacaaaattgaagcaCTCCTCCAGAAAGACAG CAGGGAGATCCAAAGGCTCCAGACTGAACATGACGAAATGCAACACATCCTCACCGTCGCTCAGAGTAATTCCAACCAAAAGAAAGAAGTCAATGCTACGTCAGATCTTAATAGTCTTTTGAACAATGAGGAGAAGATTGAGGAAGAGCTACAGTTGAATAAAGTCAAACTAGGGGTTTTCAAAAAGGAG ATTGAAATATGGGAGAGGAAGCTGGTCGCACAGAGGGGGCTGACTGCACCGCATAATGCAAAATGTGAAGACACTTCCATCAAGGATATCTTGTCGAAAGAGGACAAACTATACAAG GGTCATATATGCTTCAATGAGCTGATGATTAGGAATGGCCAGTTAAAGCAGGAAATAGATACGCTGGAGATGCAAAAGAGCGAGTTCCTGCAAATTCAGCTTCAGCTGAGGAAG GAGTTGCAAGCCCTCCGCAAGGAAATTTCTGACTTGAGCGCTATGTGTACTAAAGCCAACAACGCCAG CGTTATAATCCAGGTAAAACAGAAGAAGCTGAAGGAACAAAAGGCTCAGTTTGAAGCTCAGTACACTCAGACAACAACCAACTTGGAGCATGAAATCGCCATACACTGCAATCTTGAGGTTATGGTCAATGTCAAGAATGCTGGTGATGAGGGCTCCGACCGTGAAAAAG AGGATCTGCTGGAGCATCTTGAAAGGTTGACTTATCTGGAAGATACCATCAGGAAAATCTTGATAGAGACGGGAGAGAGTGACCTGGACACATTGATGGAAAACTTTTTAGCAT tggAGGAGGAGAACTATTCCTTACTGAGCTACGTCAACTCTCAGCACTGGCATATAGAGGACATTAAGCATCAGATCGCTCAG CTTTACAAGGAGAGTGAGTTCTTTGTTACTGAGCAAAAACAGCAAGCTCAGGACCGCCAAGCTCTTCAGGCAGCCATTTCCACCAAGCAAAAGACGATTGAAGAGCAGCTGAGCGGCTACAAACAGCGAATTGCTTTCCTGGAAAAGATTGTAAATAGGCTTAAAAAAG GTGTCCAAACATTACTTGACATTAGCTATGAGAGCAGGGACATGTCCAGCACTTTGAGCTCTTGCGACGGACCTCTGGATGATCATATGACGGCATGCTTGAAGCTGGTGGAGGAAAAAGTCAGCGAGTTCCTGAATCTGCAGTCCGTTATTCTCTTCCAGGAGACCTTAACACAGTGT GACCTCGCTAGTGATGGATTTGGTTCCATAGCAGATCAATTTCGAGGGAAGGGGAACACCCCAGCAGTCAACCTGTCTGCTGCAGCTTCAACCCCGCCCCCTGA AGAGGACAAAGCCCGAAAAGGCAGTCGTTCAGCAAGCAAAGGAGGAAATGAGAGGATGGCTTCCCAAGGCAGCACACAAGTGG AAAGAAAACACGAGGACTAG
- the LOC133150157 gene encoding ERBB receptor feedback inhibitor 1 — protein sequence MSENNWGHDFSRVCLGLPSGHVEHNLTEQQMVQDCNPNLVLPKFPSYSDSYCLPLEKTLGPHEGDQVVPHCSAHRWTVCWGPQREAKPLPPLPDPEELMSDEAADNEVEFFTSERRPLLPKSCPKMVCGSRGQVNAAYQGTASQPGNSALAFSWPGREDKSTSREVELGASVSLADNQQDTLWSRHADHKLNCFTSSAIPSEKPQIPPRIPIPPKTYLKTAAGEDKPPKIPPRVPLVPPCPPRSPSPKSLPIYINGVMPATQSFAANPKYVSKSLLSERAPSVAQLTPCIVPILKDGRQASATHYLLLPPRQKTLADRRGRLLSEPARLGNGWQNR from the exons ATGAGTGAGAACAACTGGGGACATGACTTCAGCAG AGTGTGCTTGGGCCTGCCGAGCGGCCATGTGGAACACAACCTGACCGAGCAGCAAATGGTCCAAGATTGCAACC CAAACCTCGTCCTACCAAAGTTTCCATCCTATTCTGATTCCTACTGCCTCCCATTGGAAAAGACACTTGGACCACATGAAGGAGACCAGGTGGTGCCTCATTGTTCTGCCCACAGATGGACAGTGTGTTGGGGCCCGCAGAGAGAAGCCAAACCATTGCCGCCGTTACCTGACCCTGAGGAGCTCATGTCCGACGAGGCGGCGGATAATGAGGTGGAATTCTTCACCAGCGAGCGACGCCCACTTTTGCCCAAAAGCTGCCCTAAAATGGTGTGCGGGAGCAGAGGTCAAGTTAATGCCGCCTATCAGGGAACAGCGTCACAGCCTGGGAACTCCGCCTTGGCCTTCTCCTGGCCTGGCAGAGAGGACAAATCAACAAGCAGAGAGGTCGAGCTCGGCGCTTCAGTTTCCCTGGCAGACAACCAGCAGGATACATTGTGGAGTAGACATGCAGACCATAAACTCAACTGCTTCACCTCCTCAGCCATCCCTTCTGAGAAGCCCCAAATTCCTCCTCGTATCCCAATCCCTCCAAAAACCTACCTTAAGACTGCGGCTGGCGAGGATAAGCCACCCAAAATCCCTCCAAGAGTCCCACTGGTGCCCCCGTGCCCACCACGTTCCCCGAGTCCCAAAAGCCTCCCGATTTACATCAACGGCGTGATGCCGGCTACACAGAGTTTTGCTGCTAACCCGAAATATGTGAGCAAGTCGCTGCTGAGCGAGAGGGCGCCTTCGGTGGCTCAGCTCACTCCTTGCATCGTTCCCATTTTGAAGGACGGCAGACAGGCCAGCGCCACGCACTACCTTCTTCTCCCGCCGCGGCAAAAGACATTGGCGGACAGACGAGGGCGACTCTTGAGTGAACCCGCCAGGTTGGGAAACGGATGGCAGAACCGTTAA
- the LOC133148603 gene encoding outer dynein arm-docking complex subunit 1-like isoform X2 — MTKLKHSSRKTGNREIQRLQTEHDEMQHILTVAQSNSNQKKEVNATSDLNSLLNNEEKIEEELQLNKVKLGVFKKEIEIWERKLVAQRGLTAPHNAKCEDTSIKDILSKEDKLYKGHICFNELMIRNGQLKQEIDTLEMQKSEFLQIQLQLRKELQALRKEISDLSAMCTKANNASVIIQVKQKKLKEQKAQFEAQYTQTTTNLEHEIAIHCNLEVMVNVKNAGDEGSDREKEDLLEHLERLTYLEDTIRKILIETGESDLDTLMENFLALEEENYSLLSYVNSQHWHIEDIKHQIAQLYKESEFFVTEQKQQAQDRQALQAAISTKQKTIEEQLSGYKQRIAFLEKIVNRLKKGVQTLLDISYESRDMSSTLSSCDGPLDDHMTACLKLVEEKVSEFLNLQSVILFQETLTQCDLASDGFGSIADQFRGKGNTPAVNLSAAASTPPPEEDKARKGSRSASKGGNERMASQGSTQVERKHED; from the exons atgacaaaattgaagcaCTCCTCCAGAAAGACAGGCAA CAGGGAGATCCAAAGGCTCCAGACTGAACATGACGAAATGCAACACATCCTCACCGTCGCTCAGAGTAATTCCAACCAAAAGAAAGAAGTCAATGCTACGTCAGATCTTAATAGTCTTTTGAACAATGAGGAGAAGATTGAGGAAGAGCTACAGTTGAATAAAGTCAAACTAGGGGTTTTCAAAAAGGAG ATTGAAATATGGGAGAGGAAGCTGGTCGCACAGAGGGGGCTGACTGCACCGCATAATGCAAAATGTGAAGACACTTCCATCAAGGATATCTTGTCGAAAGAGGACAAACTATACAAG GGTCATATATGCTTCAATGAGCTGATGATTAGGAATGGCCAGTTAAAGCAGGAAATAGATACGCTGGAGATGCAAAAGAGCGAGTTCCTGCAAATTCAGCTTCAGCTGAGGAAG GAGTTGCAAGCCCTCCGCAAGGAAATTTCTGACTTGAGCGCTATGTGTACTAAAGCCAACAACGCCAG CGTTATAATCCAGGTAAAACAGAAGAAGCTGAAGGAACAAAAGGCTCAGTTTGAAGCTCAGTACACTCAGACAACAACCAACTTGGAGCATGAAATCGCCATACACTGCAATCTTGAGGTTATGGTCAATGTCAAGAATGCTGGTGATGAGGGCTCCGACCGTGAAAAAG AGGATCTGCTGGAGCATCTTGAAAGGTTGACTTATCTGGAAGATACCATCAGGAAAATCTTGATAGAGACGGGAGAGAGTGACCTGGACACATTGATGGAAAACTTTTTAGCAT tggAGGAGGAGAACTATTCCTTACTGAGCTACGTCAACTCTCAGCACTGGCATATAGAGGACATTAAGCATCAGATCGCTCAG CTTTACAAGGAGAGTGAGTTCTTTGTTACTGAGCAAAAACAGCAAGCTCAGGACCGCCAAGCTCTTCAGGCAGCCATTTCCACCAAGCAAAAGACGATTGAAGAGCAGCTGAGCGGCTACAAACAGCGAATTGCTTTCCTGGAAAAGATTGTAAATAGGCTTAAAAAAG GTGTCCAAACATTACTTGACATTAGCTATGAGAGCAGGGACATGTCCAGCACTTTGAGCTCTTGCGACGGACCTCTGGATGATCATATGACGGCATGCTTGAAGCTGGTGGAGGAAAAAGTCAGCGAGTTCCTGAATCTGCAGTCCGTTATTCTCTTCCAGGAGACCTTAACACAGTGT GACCTCGCTAGTGATGGATTTGGTTCCATAGCAGATCAATTTCGAGGGAAGGGGAACACCCCAGCAGTCAACCTGTCTGCTGCAGCTTCAACCCCGCCCCCTGA AGAGGACAAAGCCCGAAAAGGCAGTCGTTCAGCAAGCAAAGGAGGAAATGAGAGGATGGCTTCCCAAGGCAGCACACAAGTGG AAAGAAAACACGAGGACTAG